The Tripterygium wilfordii isolate XIE 37 chromosome 17, ASM1340144v1, whole genome shotgun sequence genome has a window encoding:
- the LOC119982213 gene encoding uncharacterized protein LOC119982213 isoform X1, with protein MELMQVCFTWLEKSICSIKATSSPKRRTNVILRNSGTAMEYDEVEVLLPPPPLLPPPPPPSNPTLKGISTLYKKTDLHQIVFCIAASAKIWDRRKEFIKLWWRPGEMRGVVWLDEPVEISVEEEKLLPQLKISSDTSKFKYKHPKGDRSAIRISRIVSETFRLGMKDVRWFVMCDDDTHFIVDNLMRVLDKYDHNEFHYIGSSSESHLQNIKEFSYAMAYGGAGFAISYPLAEALARMQDKCIRRYPSLYGSDDRVHACMTELGVPLTKEPGFHQFDLYGNAFGLLAAHPIAPLVSLHHLDIIDPIFPGVDKVEALKRLKAPMKLDSAALLQQSICYDKSRTWTISVSWGYAVQIIRGITLPREVEKPLRTFRNWYPKADYTKLSFNTREVPRNSCRAPFIYLLTNAVYNSKKNETASEYVRNGVVNRRCRGKKAADRSEIVRVEVYKKPNPSLWDKNRRRNCCRVLPTEKKDTLVVDVGECRKNEIIGKQ; from the exons CAACGAGCAGCCCAAAGAGGAGAACAAACGTAATTTTAAGAAATTCAGGCACTGCAATGGAG TATGATGAAGTAGAAGTCTTGTTGCCACCGCCGCCACTACTGCCGCCGCCGCCACCTCCATCAAATCCAACCCTAAAAGGAATATCAACCTTATACAAGAAGACAGATCTTCACCAGATAGTGTTTTGTATTGCGGCCTCTGCAAAAATTTGGGATAGGAGAAAGGAGTTCATCAAGTTATGGTGGAGACCGGGCGAGATGCGGGGTGTAGTTTGGTTAGATGAGCCAGTTGAAATTAGTGTAGAAGAGGAGAAACTCCTGCCTCAATTGAAAATCTCAAGCGACACTTCGAAATTCAAGTACAAGCACCCGAAAGGTGATCGGTCTGCGATACGAATATCGAGGATAGTGTCAGAGACATTCAGATTAGGGATGAAGGATGTGAGGTGGTTTGTGATGTGTGATGATGATACACATTTTATTGTTGATAATTTGATGAGGGTTTTGGATAAGTATGATCACAATGAGTTTCATTATATAGGGAGTTCATCGGAGAGTCACTTGCAGAACATAAAGGAATTCTCGTATGCCATGGCTTATGGTGGTGCTGGTTTTGCTATAAGTTACCCGTTAGCGGAAGCGTTGGCTAGAATGCAAGATAAGTGTATTAGGAGGTACCCAAGTTTGTATGGCTCCGATGATCGTGTTCATGCTTGTATGACTGAGCTTGGCGTTCCTCTCACCAAAGAACCTGGATTTCACCAG TTCGATTTGTATGGCAACGCATTCGGGCTACTGGCAGCGCATCCAATAGCGCCTCTTGTGTCTCTTCACCATCTAGACATAATCGATCCAATATTCCCCGGCGTGGACAAGGTCGAAGCCTTAAAACGGCTCAAGGCCCCGATGAAGCTCGACTCCGCCGCCTTACTCCAACAATCAATTTGCTACGACAAGTCTCGAACTTGGACCATATCCGTCTCATGGGGCTACGCGGTTCAAATAATTCGAGGCATAACGTTGCCTCGAGAAGTCGAAAAACCCTTACGAACATTCCGCAACTGGTACCCAAAAGCCGATTACACCAAGCTCTCCTTCAATACTCGCGAGGTTCCTCGTAATTCGTGTCGCGCACCGTTTATTTATCTGTTGACGAATGCAGTGTataattcaaagaaaaatgagACTGCAAGTGAGTATGTGAGGAATGGAGTAGTTAATCGGCGGTGTAGAGGAAAGAAAGCAGCAGATCGTTCTGAAATAGTTCGAGTGGAGGTTTATAAGAAGCCGAATCCATCTCTTTGGGACAAG aATCGAAGAAGAAATTGTTGCAGGGTATTGCCTACAGAGAAGAAAGATACCTTAGTTGTTGACGTAGGTGAGTGTAGAAAAAATGAGATTATTGGAAAGCAATGA
- the LOC119982213 gene encoding uncharacterized protein LOC119982213 isoform X2, with protein MEYDEVEVLLPPPPLLPPPPPPSNPTLKGISTLYKKTDLHQIVFCIAASAKIWDRRKEFIKLWWRPGEMRGVVWLDEPVEISVEEEKLLPQLKISSDTSKFKYKHPKGDRSAIRISRIVSETFRLGMKDVRWFVMCDDDTHFIVDNLMRVLDKYDHNEFHYIGSSSESHLQNIKEFSYAMAYGGAGFAISYPLAEALARMQDKCIRRYPSLYGSDDRVHACMTELGVPLTKEPGFHQFDLYGNAFGLLAAHPIAPLVSLHHLDIIDPIFPGVDKVEALKRLKAPMKLDSAALLQQSICYDKSRTWTISVSWGYAVQIIRGITLPREVEKPLRTFRNWYPKADYTKLSFNTREVPRNSCRAPFIYLLTNAVYNSKKNETASEYVRNGVVNRRCRGKKAADRSEIVRVEVYKKPNPSLWDKNRRRNCCRVLPTEKKDTLVVDVGECRKNEIIGKQ; from the exons ATGGAG TATGATGAAGTAGAAGTCTTGTTGCCACCGCCGCCACTACTGCCGCCGCCGCCACCTCCATCAAATCCAACCCTAAAAGGAATATCAACCTTATACAAGAAGACAGATCTTCACCAGATAGTGTTTTGTATTGCGGCCTCTGCAAAAATTTGGGATAGGAGAAAGGAGTTCATCAAGTTATGGTGGAGACCGGGCGAGATGCGGGGTGTAGTTTGGTTAGATGAGCCAGTTGAAATTAGTGTAGAAGAGGAGAAACTCCTGCCTCAATTGAAAATCTCAAGCGACACTTCGAAATTCAAGTACAAGCACCCGAAAGGTGATCGGTCTGCGATACGAATATCGAGGATAGTGTCAGAGACATTCAGATTAGGGATGAAGGATGTGAGGTGGTTTGTGATGTGTGATGATGATACACATTTTATTGTTGATAATTTGATGAGGGTTTTGGATAAGTATGATCACAATGAGTTTCATTATATAGGGAGTTCATCGGAGAGTCACTTGCAGAACATAAAGGAATTCTCGTATGCCATGGCTTATGGTGGTGCTGGTTTTGCTATAAGTTACCCGTTAGCGGAAGCGTTGGCTAGAATGCAAGATAAGTGTATTAGGAGGTACCCAAGTTTGTATGGCTCCGATGATCGTGTTCATGCTTGTATGACTGAGCTTGGCGTTCCTCTCACCAAAGAACCTGGATTTCACCAG TTCGATTTGTATGGCAACGCATTCGGGCTACTGGCAGCGCATCCAATAGCGCCTCTTGTGTCTCTTCACCATCTAGACATAATCGATCCAATATTCCCCGGCGTGGACAAGGTCGAAGCCTTAAAACGGCTCAAGGCCCCGATGAAGCTCGACTCCGCCGCCTTACTCCAACAATCAATTTGCTACGACAAGTCTCGAACTTGGACCATATCCGTCTCATGGGGCTACGCGGTTCAAATAATTCGAGGCATAACGTTGCCTCGAGAAGTCGAAAAACCCTTACGAACATTCCGCAACTGGTACCCAAAAGCCGATTACACCAAGCTCTCCTTCAATACTCGCGAGGTTCCTCGTAATTCGTGTCGCGCACCGTTTATTTATCTGTTGACGAATGCAGTGTataattcaaagaaaaatgagACTGCAAGTGAGTATGTGAGGAATGGAGTAGTTAATCGGCGGTGTAGAGGAAAGAAAGCAGCAGATCGTTCTGAAATAGTTCGAGTGGAGGTTTATAAGAAGCCGAATCCATCTCTTTGGGACAAG aATCGAAGAAGAAATTGTTGCAGGGTATTGCCTACAGAGAAGAAAGATACCTTAGTTGTTGACGTAGGTGAGTGTAGAAAAAATGAGATTATTGGAAAGCAATGA